GTCCGGCCGGATCACCCAGAGCGACTGAATGAAGGCCCAACTGCGCTCGTGGTATTCCCAGCGCGTGTACGCGATCATGCCGTTGTCCAGGCAATGCGGCAGGTAATCCCCGTCCTTGTTCACGCTGAGGCGGCGAATGCCGCTCCCGTCCGGCCGCATCACGTACAGGTTGCAGCTTGTTTCGTCCTTGTCGTACTCATTGCACTGAAGGGACGTGCCGCAGCGTTCCGAAACGAACACGATGTCTCCGTTGGGCGCATACGCGGGGTCCAGGTCGCTCCATTCGCCGGACGTCAATTGCCGAAGTGCGCCGTCGCCGATGTGTAGCTCGAAGATATGGACTGGCTCTTCCGTGCGGCGCAGCCGGTAGCTCTGCGTGCGGTCCAGCCAGCCTTCCGGTGGGTTTTCGCTTCTTGCGCGCGCATAACCGAACACGACCCGGTTCCCCTGGAACCAGAGGTCCAGCCCGTGCACGTGGCCTGGCCCAAGCGCCCCGTTGAGCAGGGTCCGCAGCGTCGCGACCGGCTGCTGGGGCGTTTCCGCGGGCGGCCGGGACAGCGCGGCGAACAGAGAATCGTCCGCCGTGGCCGGTTCGAGCACGCAGATGTCTCCGCCGGGCCGGGAAACCCACGGCATGTGATTCAGGCAGACGTCGGGATACGTCTCTTGCGTGAATCGCTTGATGAACAGGAGCTGGTCAAAGTCCAGGCGCGGGTTGCGGAATACCAGGCGGCGGACTATCCAGCGAGTGTCGAGATACAGCGCGCGCCGCGCCTCTTCAGGCGCATTGGGGGGCATGTCTTTGAGCCGTTGCTCGGCTTCGTTGACCTGGCGAAGATGCGCGGTCACATCGACGCCTTGCGCCCGCAACGAAGCGGCAAAGCGACGCGCACGCTCGATATGCCGCGAGGTCGGGTACTCCGGCGGGCCGGGAACCTTGACCGTCGACCACGGGCTCAGGCTGCTCTGGTCCGCCTGTTTGCCGAGCGCAAGGTTCGTGGCGGCTGCGCCTGTGCCATAGACTTCGACTTCGTCCAAGTGAAAGAAGAGGGGCTCCGTGCTCGGAATCGCGATCCGTATGTACCGGGCCGTTATCCCTTGCGGACCCAACACGACTTCGAGCGGGGGGGCGCCGCTCACGCCGCCGAAATGCTGTCCTTGATTGTCATGGAACAGCGTCCAGGTCTTGCCGT
Above is a window of Candidatus Hydrogenedentota bacterium DNA encoding:
- a CDS encoding discoidin domain-containing protein; this translates as MTALLVSFAVFAAEQEPLSPVPAFTVPRIEPVTASVMREQIEADWLLGIRAPLTTASDAAGGCDGVKNGTYGFHVGLQANPWWQVDLGGAVQAGRVVVYNRLDYAPGLHNADRLQMFGSLDGKTWTLFHDNQGQHFGGVSGAPPLEVVLGPQGITARYIRIAIPSTEPLFFHLDEVEVYGTGAAATNLALGKQADQSSLSPWSTVKVPGPPEYPTSRHIERARRFAASLRAQGVDVTAHLRQVNEAEQRLKDMPPNAPEEARRALYLDTRWIVRRLVFRNPRLDFDQLLFIKRFTQETYPDVCLNHMPWVSRPGGDICVLEPATADDSLFAALSRPPAETPQQPVATLRTLLNGALGPGHVHGLDLWFQGNRVVFGYARARSENPPEGWLDRTQSYRLRRTEEPVHIFELHIGDGALRQLTSGEWSDLDPAYAPNGDIVFVSERCGTSLQCNEYDKDETSCNLYVMRPDGSGIRRLSVNKDGDYLPHCLDNGMIAYTRWEYHERSWAFIQSLWVIRPDGTGADAIFKQHFVNPWALEDVRSIPGSTRLVAIAAGHHTLAAGPLVIVNHDMGVNEPRGIGIVTPHLMPPEGGMDGVPVPEGGTDDHEGFYGTPWALSESCFLACYTYGSKTTEPAGYGLYLVDVYGNKELIYRDPDISCFYPIPLRPRPQPPILPETTDPAKSYATCCVSNIAMGSEEIPAERVRYLRVAQPIGWPYDNHNGGQRYGEDHRYGGPDADRKNLTNWTPVRILGDVPVAPDGSAHFIVPADTAVYFQLL